The following DNA comes from Cytophagales bacterium.
TCTGACACTTCTATATCTAACGCCCCTCCCCATTGGTTGCTGACATTCCTGATAGACCACCGTTCTCCAAAGTTCTGGCTAACCCAAATACCATTGTCGCTGACCGCAAATGTCCTGTCAGGCCCCAGCTTAGAATACGCAATTTTGGTAAAGAATGGGGCATCGGGATCTTCTCCAAAAAAATCAGAATCCGAAATACCCGCACGTGATTCCGACCAATTTGCCCCTTCGTCATCTGATCTGAAAATAAAATTGAATTGATTGGATCCCAGGACCCTACGACCGTCTCTGTTCCAAACTACCTCAAAACCATCTCCAAAGAAGTTGAAAAATGCATTGTCGTCCCAGGAAGTTGAAATAGACGGATTTAGAGATGACAAATTCACATCATTGTCTTGTGTGCCGCCGATGTAGACCTGTGCCCGGGGTTTCTTATCTGCGCTATAATACTGACTGGTCACCAGGCCGGTCTCCCGTTCCGTAAATAAGAGGCCTTTGTTATCACTAAAGGCTACACCCCCATCGTTGACAGATATCAGGCGATCACCAGCGAAGGTCAGTAAGTGATGATCATCATGAACGGTATTTGTACCTGGCATTTCAATGATATTCCCCTCCTGAAATTGGATCACTGCAAATTTCATTCGAAAAACAGACGAAGGAAGGTTGTCCGGATCCCAGGTTCCTCCATCCGTTAGAGTCGGCCAGACAAAGACCAACTGATCATTTTCATGACCTCCATCTACGGTAAGGTCCACATCCGGTGTATTCGCATCATACGACCTGTTGTGAATGAATATGTACTCCCTATTGATGCTTTCATCCGCATCTAATCCGCGAAAATTTAGATTGAATGCACCATCTCTGGATTGATCTCTAAAAGAAACCATGAGCTGCCGATTCGCATCGATATCCCACACTTCAAAAGGAACGTCAACGTAATCCTGGTAGGTATAATCATTCGCAGGAACTCCTGCATTTCCGCCTACAGGTACATGAAAGCGATGTGCCTTTTGTGTAAGCCCTCCAAAACGAATCTCAATGTTTGGGGTATTTTGCGGATTTCCGATTAAGAGCCTGTTACCAAAGTGCGTCCCTGCGTTAAAGTTCACAAAAGATAAAAACGTTTCCGTATTTTCTTGATCCACACCAATGAAGTCTCTGGTAGAAGTTCCAATTGCCATTTCATCTACCGTACCTGTCCATAATTCAACCCCACCCCAGTAAACCTTATTTTCATCGGACGGATCAATAGCTATTGAATTATCATATTCTCCCTGAAGCAGAAAATCGGTACCGTCCTGCGCCGGATCTCTGATCTCCTTCCAGCTTTCCCCTTTGTCCGTGGACCAATATAGTCCTGAACCCGTTCTTCTGTTATAAGCGACAGAAGCATAGATTTTATTAGGATTTGTTGGCGCGATGGCAAATTCGGTCCTACCCGGTTCCCCACCACTTGCAAGAACGATGCTGCTTAGAGGTGTCTCATACCAGCTAGCTCCTCCGTCAGTGCTTTTATAAATCCCGTTGAGGATCAAAGAAGCGTAAATGGTATTCGGGTCTTCCGGGTCAAATGCCAATTGTTGAACACGTGAGTTAGCTTCCAGCAATTGTTCCCAGGAAAGGCCTCCATTCTCACTTTTAAAAATACCTGAAATGAAGTCCTGTCGTACCCCGTTGGAAGTGGCCGCATAGAGTAGATTGGCATTTTCCGGATGAACGATGATCCTGTTTGTGTTTAAGAAGTTGCTTACATTTTCGCCAGTAGTAGATTGCAAAATTGCCCAGTTTAAGCCCCCATCCAGTGACTTATAAATACCTATACCATTGACAAAATTTCCGCCTAATCCACCTTCCCCTGTACCTGCATACATGATACCTGGATTAGCAGACGATTGAGCTATGGTAACTGTTGCCAGGTTTGGCATGTTGGGAGTGACGTTGGTCCATGCATCTCCGGCATTTGTTGTTCTCCAGATGCCCCCACCTGCAGTTCCTACCAACCAGGTATTATTGGACACGTCTGAAGCATCCACTAATATTGATCGAGTTCGCCCTCCTATGTTGCCCGGGCCGCGTTCTACCCAGGGGATATCATTCGATACTTTAGCCTGTTCTTTTGATCGATCTCCTGACTTAGCAATAGCCAGGGATAAATATTCATCAGAGTAGCCAATGTCCTCCTGACCAGTTTTGGTCTTGATCATTTGATGAATGTGCCTTACCCCATCAATCCTGGATTTCATCTTCACTCGCTGTGGAACCTGGTCTGGCTTTTCAAGCAACCCAACCACCATGAATACAACAACTACCATCACGGCTAATCCAAAACTTACTCTTCTCCTTCTCATACTACCTCCCTAAAAACACATTTTGATACCTATACCGTATCTGACCACCAAATGGATGCCTTAACCAAAAGGCAAATCAGATAATCGTCGTGATGAATCTATTCAATTTTCGAACGTCTTTATCCGATGAAAAATCTGTTCCGTATTGTTTAACAAATTGCTTCACCTCATTAAAGTAGTCCGTCCCTTTGAAGGACTTTAACTTCCTGGAAAGATCAATTACGCCTTTCCCTTTCACATCGATGAAATATTTGACTTTGTGCTGTAAGGTATAATTTCTGTTCCCTGTGTCCAATGCCTCGTTGTAGGTAGGTTTGATTACCTGGACATCCACCGTTTTATACAGCGTGGATTTACTGTTACTATCCATGATCAAGGCCATCATGCTTGTATTGATAGCATCAGATTTAGTTTGATAGTCCATTACTCGCAGACCTTGAAACAATGCCGAGTCAATTTTTGAGTAATTGATGGAATACATGTTGTCTTTGATGTCTACCAGTACTGCCTTATTGATCAGATCAATATTGGCATTTTCAATATTATAAGTCCCCTTCCCATCTTTGAGATATAATGTTACCGGAACTGTTTCTTTGAAGTACAGATAATCTCCTTCTATTTCAGGGTCCGGAGCGAAAGTATCGATGTACCCAAACATGCTTCCCCTATTTTTCACAAGCAGGTTGGGATCATTTGATACTTGAGCATAAGTCCCACCAAAAATCAGCGTAAATGCTACGATAGTTAAGATTTTTTTCATTGTCATGTATTATTAAGCATAAAAAAAGCACTTACAACAAGTGCAAGTGCTTTTATAACAATTAGAAATTGCTTTTCAATTAATCTTCATCAGCAATATTTACTGTCGCTACACGAAGGAAGTCAGTTCCACCACGGCCAACAGCAATGGTTTCTGAACCTCTAGCAGCAGAAGTAAGTGTTACAGTCAGGACTTTATCTCCATCTACAACTGCGTCACTCAACAACTCAACAGCAATATTACCACGATCAGTAAAGGCTACACCACCCGTGGTTTCAGTACCCGCTTGATTGATATTGTGCTCAACAGTTACCGTTCCACCTGCAGCAGATGCACCAGCAACGTTAAAATCAACACCAAATACGGCATCTCCACCAAATGAGTAAGATACTACGATATCTTCGAGCGTTCCAGCAGGAGCCTCAACGATCAAATCTACACTAGATCCTTCTGTCTCATCGAAGGGAGGCAAAGTGGCATTCAAACCTGGCGCATTAAATGCTACGTACTCAGGAAGATCCTGAAGGTTATCCAGGCCATTATCCGAAAGATCGAATCCATCACAAGATGACAGGATAATGCCAACAAAAAGAATATATACTAAATTTTTCATCAATTAATTCTTTGAAATTAAAGGGCAAACCACATTTTCACTGCATTATCCACTGCCTGAGGAGGAGTATTTGGATTCGCTCCAACCTCATCAGGAGGGAATGAAAATCGCTGAAGGAAATCATCAATTACAGCGCCTGGTACTTCATCAAGCTCAGGAACTCTGGTTCTTCTTACATGGTTCCAGGAAACTACTGGTCGCATGAAAGTTTCAAGGTACTGCTGCTCATGAATCTGCTGCTGAGTAACACCAACGAAAGTCGCTGCAAAAGCATCGATATCAGCTTGTGCGATCGATGCAGTAGCACCGTCAATAGCACCACCATAGTACTGCAAAGCAAGTGTAACACCTTCCTGAGTCAGTGCATCAGCATCACCAGTTACCTCGCCAGCCAAAGCCAACTCAGCACGATAAAGTGCAGTCTCAGCAGGCGTATACCATACAGCTGGGAAGTTGTAACGGATCATACCAGTTGATACAACTGCTCCGAAAGCTCCAAAAGAGAAGCTACCGTAAGGAGGCGTATCGTAATCATCACCACCGTTGATATCAGTAAGAAAGATACCCAAACGAGGATCACTGTTATCTACCAAAAGATCCCTTAAGACAGGAGAAGCAGCGTAAACACCAACAACTTCATTGTTTTCAGTTCCAAAGAAGGTATTGTTCAAATCTGCAAATGCATTTTGATTACCAACATTGTTAAAGAAAGGGAATCTTGCTACGTGTCCGAGCTCTGTGATCAAAGGACGAGTAAGAACGTCAGCAATTCTAGGAGCAGCGTATCCAGGATCAGCATTTCTGATCAACATCAAAATACGCAACTGCAAAGAGTTAGCAAATCGCTCCCAATTCGCCATGTTACCACCGTAGATGAAATCCTCAGACCCGATAGGGAATGCACCTTCTGCAGGGATAGCAGCGATCAATGATACTGCTTCGTCCAACATATCAACAGTACCTTTCAGTACAGTCTCTTGTGAATCAAAGTTAGGAGAAGGGAAATCGATACCATTCAATGCTTCGGTGAATGGAATTTGCTCGAAAATAACTGACAACTCATAGAAAGCCAGGGCTTTCATGATCACTGCAAATGCAGTTACGTTATTCTGAACTTCACCAGCTGCTCTCGCATCATTCTCTAGCAATACCAGGTTACCCAACACAAGGTTGTAGTACATGAACCAGGTGTTACCTGTCAAGAAACTTGTGGTTATACCTGCACGAGGCGAGTTGAAACAAGCTGAGAAATGTTGAGGAACGTCCATGATTCGAGTTCCAAGCTCAGTTTGCTTTCTAGCTTCATATGATACCAAAACATTTGGTATGATCGTAGCAGGGTCAGCAATTGTAGACGCCAATGGGTCAGAATTGATGTCCAGCTTTTCCTCGCAGCTAATTGCTCCGAAGAACATCGCTGCGATAAACATATATATAGAGATTTTTTTCATTACTAGTCTTCTTTTTAGAATCCGAATCTAAGGTTGAAACCAAAGCTTCTAGTAGAAGCTACTGACTGACGCTCAACCCCTACACCATCACTAGCAGAACCGAAAAGGTTAGCTTCTGGATCGATGTGAGGAACTGTAGAGTAAAGAAGAGCGAGGTTACGTCCTTCGAAACCTACTGTAATAGATCGGATAGGAGAGTTAGATAACCAAGAAGAAGGAAGCGTGTAAGAAATGTTTGCTTCTCTTAATTTCACATAAGTAGCATCAAAGATGGTAGCTTCGGCGATACTGTTATCGTCGAGGCTCTGCCAGTACGCTTGAGCGGATCTTACAGGAACGTCATTGTCTCTGAATGTTCCGTCACCGTTATCAAGTACACCTTCCAAATCGATGAATGTACCTTGTCTGTTACGCAATGTCTCTTCAGTCAAACCTGCTGTCCACAATGCATTTACAGTAGAAGATCTCATCAAACCACCAACACTTGCATCGATAGTGAAACCGAAGTTGATGCCTTTCCAAGAGAAGTTATTGGTGAAACCACCTTGCCACTCAGGGAATACAGAACCGAATGTTCTTGCTTCACCAGCCTGACGAGCTCCGTTAACAGGGTTGATGATAGGTCGACCAGAAACAGAATCTCTCAAGAAAGGAATACCGAAAAGTTGGAATTCTTTTCCTGGCTCAGCAACAACTTGTAAGCTGTTGAAAGCAGAAGCGATCAATAGACGATCAACACCTTCGGTCAATTCTTTTACTGTAGACTCAGCAGTAAAGAAGTTTGCGTTTACACTCCACTGGAAATCTCCTTGCTGGATGATATCCACGTTCAAAGAAAGCTCGATACCTTCGTTTTGTACTTCTCCCGCGTTCAACGCAATGGTTGCAAAACCCGTACTTTCTGGAATTGGAGCAGGGAAGAACTGATCGGTAGTAACCGCATTGAAGTATGTCGCATCTAAACCAACTCGACCATCGAAGAAACCAAGTTCGAATCCAAATTCGACCGTTGCTTTGTTCTCAGGAACCAAATTCTGGTTAGGGAATCGGTTTGTTTTTCCGAAAGCAAGAACGCCATTATAAGGGAAGGTAAGGTTCAAACCATACTGTCCGTTTGCAGTAGTTCTAGGGAAGAATCGGAAATCCGCCTGATAAGGCACAGCATCGTTACCAATGTTTGCCCAGCTAGCTCTGAACTTACCGTAAGAAAGGATGTTGTTAGAGATCTGGAATGCATCAGTAAATACGAATGCAGCACTGATCGATGGATAGAAATAAGAATTGTTATCCAAAGGAAGTGTTGAAGACCAGTCATTACGAGCTGTAGCCGTTAAAGTCAACCAGTTCTTGTAAGAAAATTCAGCTTCTCCGAAAACACCATATAATCTGATTTCAGAGAATCCTCTATCAGGAGAGTTGTTAGCAGCATTCGCAGTTTGGAAAAGACCTGCAATTACAAGATCCTGAGCAAAGTTTGTTTCCTGCTCGAAGATTCGCTCGTTATACTGAATTCCACCAAGGATGTTGATATTGATGTCCTCGTTAACAGGGATATTGTAGTTAGCAATACCATCAATAGTCAACTGTCGACGGTTGATGTTATCAGTTTGAAAGTCTCCGTTAACTCGACCTAATGTACCTTTTGCGTTGGCAATGAATCGATTATCCTGTACGAAATCGTATCCTACACGTCCTTTGAAAGTCAGGTTATCTATAGGAGAGTAATCGATAGAATAGTTTCCTAAGAATCTAGAAACTTTCTGATCATTTTGGTTCTCTCTTCGAGTCCAGTAAGGGTTGTTAGTAGACTGCTCGATAATACCAACCTGGTTACCATTGTCATCAGCCCAATCCTGGAAATCTTTGAAATCGATTGAACGACCAAAGTTTGCTATACCGAAGATGTTAGGGTCGTTAGCACCCTGAACACCAACACCTCTGTTGATAGAGCGAACGAATTGTGCACTGAATCTAGACTTCAGGTTCTTGCTGTGATTGAAACCAGCATTTAAGCTAGTAGTCAAACGATCAAGGTTCGCACCTGGAAGGATACCTTCCTGATTCAAAGAGGTAATACTCAATCGATAATCACCTCGCTCATCAGCATCAGCAATTGAAAGGTTGTTGATGAATGTCAAACCATTGTGGAAGAAATCCTTATAGTTCTCATCTTGTGTTTGCAAAGGCTCATCAATACCAAGAATGTTATTTCTTCTGATCTGACCCTGGATAGGCTCACCCCAGCTAGTAGAAAGGAAAGATGAATCATACTTTCCGAGCGTACCAGTTGAATAACCATTCTGGAAATCAGGAACTTTAAAGATTTCATCAACTCTGAAAGAAGTACTGAAATTAACAGTAGGCGCTCCAGAAGCTGATTTTTTACCTTTCTTGGTAGTTACAACGATTACCCCAGCACCTGCTCGAGATCCGTAAAGTGCAGCAGCAGCTCCACCTTTCAATACGTTGATAGACTCGATATCATCTGGGTTCAATAGTCCTGCGTTGTTACCGAAATCTCTGTTACCAGCGATTCGGCTAGTTGAAGCATCCTGAGCGTTAGAGATTGGCACACCATCAACTACCCAAAGTGGGTTGTTTCGACCTGCCAAAGAGGATACCCCTCTAATAGTGATTTTTGATGATGATCCCAGGTTACCAGAAGAACGTCCGATTCTTACTCCAGTTACTTTACCCTGAAGTGCGTTAAGAATGTTGGTTTCTCTGGCTTTTACCAGTTCATCACTTTTTACTCCTGATACAGAGTAACCTAAGCTTCTGGACTCTCTCTCGATACCCAAAGCAGTTACAACTACGGTTTCCAGTTCCTGTACATCAGAAGTCATGGCTACGTCGATCACAGATCGTGAGCCAATCTCAGCTTCTTGAGAAACTAAACCGATAAAGGAGAAAATAAGCACTCCACCTTCGTCAGGCACAGTGAGACGATAGTTACCATCTAAGTCTGAGGTAGTACCGGTAGTTGTACCTTTAAGCACAACATTTACTCCAGGGATAGTAGACCCATCCTCAGCAGATGTGATTGATCCGCTTACTGTCCTTTGTGCGAATACGGACGCGATCGCACAAAAAGAGAACAGTAAACTAAATAGTAGTTTTCTCTTCATAAAAACACATTTGATTAGTAAAACTTTTAACACATTGGTGAGCAACAACCAGGCAACGCAAAACCCGGAATAGGCAATTACTCGCTTCAAATATATAGCGCTTTAACAATTATTAGCATATCTGGAAGATTTAAATATTGAGATAATGTTATGTTTTGGCGATAAAATCAACAGAGGTTTAAGAATAAAATAGGGATTTTCCAAACTAAACAGTAGTTTAATTCTTAACGATCTCCTGATTGTTTACTAAAAGACAAAAAAAAGACCCAGACGATGGTCCGGGTCTTTGTCTCATGATTGATGTAAAGTGTTACCTTATTTCATCAAGTTTTTCGTCAATTTCTTCCTTGCTACCTTTCAGAACAGTAACAGAAGTTTTTTCTTCACCGTTTTCAGTGGTCTTCGTCGTAACTGTAGCTTCGTAATCCTCTCCTTCTGTAGCAGTCATCTCTACCTTCACCTCTTTTGAGATGGAAGTTGTCTGGCTTACACCATCGTCATTCATTGCTACAGTTACGGTAATCTCGTTATCAGACTGTGCATGTCCACTTCCATGACCACCTAAAATTGGTGCAATGATCAATCCTACCAGACAGGTCAATTTGATCAGGATATTCATGGAGGGACCGGAAGTATCTTTGAATGGATCACCTACGGTATCTCCTGTTACTGCCGCTTTATGTGCATCTGACCCTTTATATGTCATCTCTCCATCAATCATAACTCCTGCCTCGAAGCTTTTCTTGGCATTATCCCAGGCTCCTCCCGCATTGTTTTGGAAGATCGCCCAAAGTACTCCAGACACAGCAACACCTGCCATGTAGCTACCCAATGCCTCAGGTCCCATTACGAATCCTATAATAACAGGTGTCACTATGGTGATGGCTCCTGGCAACATCATTTCTTTGATAGACGCCTTAGTGGAGATTTCTACACATTTATCATACTCCGGCTTGGCCGTACCTTCCATGATACCTGGAATCTCTTTGAATTGGCGTCTCACTTCTTTCACCATTTCCATGGCTGCTTTACCTACAGATCTCATAGCCAAAGCAGAAAATACCACAGGGATCATTCCTCCAATAAACAAGGCCGCCAAAACATCTGCTTTAAAGATGTTAATTCCGTCAATACCTGTGAAAGTCACATAAGCCGCAAATAAGGCCAGAGCTGTCAATGCCGCAGAAGCAATTGCAAATCCCTTTCCGATCGCAGCAGTGGTGTTTCCAACAGAATCCAGGATATCTGTTTTCTCACGAACGTCTTCAGGAAGTTCACTCATTTCAGCGATACCGCCCGCATTATCAGCGATAGGTCCAAATGCATCAATGGCCAATTGCATGGCAGTCGTAGCCATCATCGCAGAAGCTGCAATACCTACACCGTAGAATCCAGCCAACTCATAAGCACCCCATATCGCGCCAGCAAATAAGATAATTGGTGCGAATGTGGACATCATACCGGTAGAAAGACCAGCGATGATGTTGGTACCTGCTCCGGTTGCAGAGTTTTGTACGATTTCCAAAACAGGTTTCTTACCCAATCCCGTGTAATACTCTGTAAAGTAAGAAATTAGTCCGCCTACAGCCAGACCTACCAATACGGCATAGAACACGTGTCTCGAAGAAACAGCCAATGCCCCCTCCCCGAAGAAATACATGGTCATCTCTGCTGGCAACAACAGTTTAATGATAAACCAACAAGCAATTGCAGTTAAAATGATGGAACCCCAGTTTCCTTTGTTCAAGGCAGCCTGAACCTGTGGTTCTTTCGCTCCTTCATCTGTCACCTTGATCAGGAATGACCCTAAAATGGAGAAGATGATACCAACTCCGGCAATCACCAAAGGCAACAAGATCGGTCCGATACCATTGAATGCATCGTTAATTGATCCGCCCATGTCACGAATAACATAGTTACCCAATACCATAGAGGCCAAAACAGTAGCCACATAAGAACCGAACAAATCAGCTCCCATTCCTGCAACGTCACCTACATTATCTCCTACATTGTCAGCGATGGTGGCAGGGTTACGAGGATCATCCTCAGGGATACCTGCTTCTACTTTTCCTACCAGGTCAGCTCCTACGTCAGCAGCTTTGGTGTAAATACCCCCACCTACTCGGGCAAAAAGAGCGATAGACTCTGCTCCAAGTGAGAAACCAGCCAATGCTTCAAGTACGACAGTCATTTGATCCACACCGTCAGCCGACCATGTGCCGTTCATAAACCAGTGGAACAATAAGATAAAGAGTACGCTCAATCCGAATACCGCCAGACCAGCAACGCCAAGTCCCATGACCATACCACCAGAAAATGAAACTTTCAATGCTTTTGGCAAACTACTTCTCGCTGCCTGAGTGGTTCTGACATTGGCTGCCGTGGCAATGCGCATTCCGATGTTTCCAGCCAAAGCGGAGAAAACAGCTCCAAATACGAATGCCACCACGATAAACCAGTGTGTGGTTTCCACGATGGTTGAAACAATCCCTAGTAATACACCAGCGATCACCACGAATATGGCCAACACGCGGTACTCAGCCGAAAGGAAAGCCAATGCACCTTCTCGGATGTATTTGGCCAGTTCCTGCATCTTGGTATCTCCTGCATCCTGACTATTTACCCATTTGGCTTTAACTGCCATTACAAGCAGGCCAATCAGTCCCAGCACAGGAACTGCATAAATCAAGTAGTTCATAAGTTTTTAGAATTTCTGCAACGGTCCATCAATCTTCTCTCTCTGGAGTTTCTTATCTCGTTAATTGACTTTTGAATTTGGTTCTTCTCACGACCGTTAGGTTGCCTTTTTTTGAAAACGTCGTGCAAAGATATAGGAATGATGAAATTATAAAAACGCTAAATGTAGGATCTGAAAATACACTGGAACATCGGCAATGGCAAACAGGAACCGATGCCTGTCTCTTTGAACATTTAGATCAAGTTAGTTCAATAGAAAAATTTCAAAACCACACTTATATATAAGGAGTGCTCTCCCCCTTCTATTCAGGTCGGCTCAGATGTTTCTATTTCCTCTCGGATGGAAAGGGAGTTGACGCTATGGGCATCCAGGCCTTGCTGCTTTAGCCATCGGGCATATGTATCCGTGTAGCCATGTGTAACCCACACTTTTTCTGCCCCTGTCTCTTTGATTGCCCAGTTGAGTCCATCCCAGTCGGCATGATCTGACAGCACAAACCCATGCCCGCTATTGCGACGTTTCTTGATCCCACGGACATTCATCCATCCAGAAACCGTTGCTACTTCGTATGGCTGGAATTTTCGCATCCAGCTCGTGCCTAGCGCCGAAGAAGGTGTGACGATGAGGCTTCCGGCAAAGTCTCTGTTTTTGTTACGTTCTTCGGAGACATAGGAAACCTCTGGTAGTTGGGCTCCATCACCATTCAGGGCCTGGTGTACATTCCAGACAGCTCCATGTACATAGATAGGGCCAATGTCTCTATTGACACTCGTGATGATACGCTGCGCCTTACCCAGGGCATATGCACAAATGATAGACGCTTTCCCTACCCGAGCATTGGCCGCCCACCAATCATTGATCTCCTTCATGACCTCTACCTGAGGCTGCCATTGAAAAACGGGCAAGGCAAACGTAGATTCCGTGATAAAGGTGTGGCACTTTACTGGCTCGAAATCCGGTGAAAAATGATCAGGCTCTGTTTTGTAGTCTCCAGATGCTACCCAGACTTCTCCTTTGTATTCCACGCGGACTTGCGCACTACCCCAGATGTGCCCAGCTGGATGGAAGGAGAATTTCACCCCATTGACGGTGAATGATTCTCCAAATTCTTTAAGGGTAAGATGAATGTCCTGGCCAAGCCTGAGTTTGAGAATTTCGTTGTTTTGGCGTTGGGCGATATAGTATTTGTGTCCCCAACGTGCATGATCTGAATGGGCATGGGTAATTACCGCTTTGTCCACCGGATGCGTAGGATCTATGAACACGTCTGCCCGAGGGCAATAAATGCCCTTCGGAGAAAACGTCAATAGATCCTGTTCAATCAAATTTCAGCTCGACTATTTACATAATTCAGGAATTCATTCTTGATGTCCTGATCCTTAAATTTACCGCTGAAGTGAGCCGTACCTGTACGGCTATTAGTATCGTTGACTCCTCGGGAAGAAAC
Coding sequences within:
- a CDS encoding ligase-associated DNA damage response exonuclease codes for the protein MIEQDLLTFSPKGIYCPRADVFIDPTHPVDKAVITHAHSDHARWGHKYYIAQRQNNEILKLRLGQDIHLTLKEFGESFTVNGVKFSFHPAGHIWGSAQVRVEYKGEVWVASGDYKTEPDHFSPDFEPVKCHTFITESTFALPVFQWQPQVEVMKEINDWWAANARVGKASIICAYALGKAQRIITSVNRDIGPIYVHGAVWNVHQALNGDGAQLPEVSYVSEERNKNRDFAGSLIVTPSSALGTSWMRKFQPYEVATVSGWMNVRGIKKRRNSGHGFVLSDHADWDGLNWAIKETGAEKVWVTHGYTDTYARWLKQQGLDAHSVNSLSIREEIETSEPT